attaaagcaaactatttattttttttcaactatTCTATCTTTGAAATACCTATTATACCCTCCTACAAACAAATATCTCTTCCAGTCTTTTAAGTGATTTTCTCATACTATCTTTCCATCTATTTCTCAATGTCTATCTCTATTCCTCTTCTCTCTTGCTATCGCATGAAccctaatataaaaattagtttcaTCTCGACGGCAATCAACATCAACCTTCAAAAAGATTGGTTTCACGTGTCCCTCGATCTCTCGTTTAACTGCAAGAAGGTACCGGCATATTTAACCATCACCTTTTCAAAGGTACCGCCGCATCGCGTGGGTACTCATCTAGTCCTTTATAAAGCATATTAATCTCtcatattttaagaaatttagcACTTTGTTATACCTAAAATAAtcttatttcttaatcctaattcttctatacacctaatctatacttttatgttatttaataaataaagcaaccctctctttaaaagttatggagaattatctaaaataccattaatgattaatttacaataTCAGTCAGTTATTCAAAATATCTacattaactttttatatcaattatctacaccactcgttGCCGCCTCCACCCCCAACAGTCGCCCCCACCAGCACACTATTACCGCCACAACTaccaccgcattgcgcgggtaccatgctagttttaTAGAAAGGGAAAGAACCAACTTAGTTATGCGCCCATAAATAGTTTAACTAGACAAATATAATGTTAAGGAAGAAAGGAtgatatattatataagagGCCAAAGGAATTGAATCCTATCTGGTACTCGCGCGTAAAAGTTTGTCAAGATTTAGAAAGGCGGAAACTTCGAACGCATACTGCATTCCAAAAGATGTTTATCTCAATGTTCATCACATGAAGATCTTAATGGATTAATTACCTAGAGCTACATATAATAAAgagttataattattattgaatgagcaaactttttattcattttcaatttgataGATTGTGTAGAGTTATTAGataatatacatacattataaaTCTTTTTCACAAAACCAACAAGCAAAGATGAATTAAGAGGCTATGGTGAGTTGTGACTTGTTACCACATAGTCCACACATAATGGGAATGAATCTAGAAGACAAAAGAAAGAGAGTTCCATTAATTCATAGagttgtaattaaaagttgataGAAAAGATGTTATTGGGGAACAACCTGAAGTTAGGCGCCTCTTTCCTCTTTGGTTTTTGACACTTTGCCAAATTATATTGATTTCAATAATGTCAGCTCAATGCtcattcttttttgttttcttgtcttTTTTGGTATTCTTATTATATCTCAACAATACATACCCCACTTGTTTTCGCAATTACAAACACCTGGACAATATTATCTTTTGTGTGTTTACACTTAAAACACACAAGGATACTTTGTTACTTTATATTAGATGGGATGACATTATTCGGTAAATTTCTGTATAATCAAAGACTGAATAACAAGTAGTCTAGGAAGTCCTCTTCTTTATGGTTCGTCTTATATTGGTTGTAACTAATATTGTTTTACTTGTTATTAGTTGTGTGTTTTGGATCGTGTCCTCAGAGCTTGTATGAGTCTAAGggtaaatttgtttatttttagacTTGTACCTGTACTTATATGCTTCTAACAGCTTGTTAGTGtcattttctaatatatatactttctgctgttaaaaaaaaaaaagttaagtcactggatgaccatcgtactttccttcttgtacatggttgcccatcaaaccagaaaactaagctgtatgaccaacatacttttcaaatttgtacacggttaACTAAAAGTTGGACCAAAATTTGTACATGAATTTGAATTTAGTTTGGATTTGagggttttgaaaaccctagtTTGGAATTAGGAAATAAATTTTCAGATCTGTTGCATGTATAGCAGATTTATTTGTATTGAATTTAGTTTGGAATTAggggttttgaaaaccctagaTTTATTTGACAATTAGTGAAATGAATGTGTTTTCCATATATGAGCATGTATGAATTCGTTTTCAATATATGAGAATTTATGTTTGGTTAACTTTTTTAAAGTCTGTTGCTTCTTGCTGGAATTTGTTGGtgttaattcaatatattattattattattattattattattattattattattattatatacaaatTAGGAATACGTTTTTTTACACATAATTGCTGACTGGGCATCCAAGTCATCGTTAAAAATAATCCACTTCATTGACGCGTcatcaaaaaataatgtaaccggTAAAAAGGTAAACTTCTGGTCAACCGTgtataaatttgaaaagtatgttggtcatacagcttaattttctggtttgatgggcaaccatgtacaagaaggaaagtACGATGGTCATCCAGTGAATTAACCCCCTAAAAGAAAATACGTTTAACCGGCTATCACCGGTCAACCAgtcaacttttggtcaaccgtgtacaaatttgaaaagtatgttggtcatacagcttagttttctggtttgatgggcaaccatgtacaagaagtAAAGTACGATGGTCATTCAGTGACTTAacccaaaaaaaataacaagTAGCCAAGTAATGCAAAGCAGGCTTTGGATAAAGTTTGATTTCTTTCTTAAAGTCGATcctattttaaacattttatgtCCTCATATAACGTTATTTGGTAAAATTAGGCCAACAATATTAATGTTACTATATTGTACAAACTTATTATCGTAGTTAAGTTAAGCTCCATTAATTCACATTTTCACCATAATGCCCTACTTTTAGATTCCAATAGATAGTAGTGATGTCTCTCTAATGGGGAAGTCAACAAAACTTAGGTCAAATAGTTTATAATTAAGGTGACTACAGCTATATAATGTCCATACTCCATGAGAACTTTTGAATTTGGAATTAACCAAACAAAAGATGAttaaaatgtgtatatatgtccAATAATATTCTATTGGCTCATAAAAGCTGACTTCCTTAAAGACACTTGGCAACTTTCCACTTGCTGGGCATTCAAATGTTTGAGTCTCATAATTTGTTTATACCCATAATGCCCTCAAAAAGGCTGAAGTCCACATCATATCCTTGTAGATATTTCCTTTATATAGATGTTGCAATGGACAAAGGCTTTGCCAGTTTCAACTTTTCTTCTATAGTTCTCTCCAACTATTTACAACATCATATCAAGCCTATGATGAGAAAAAGAATGGCCATCATAAGCTTAGATGCAAATTTGagtcttccaactgtaacaaaTATACATCAAAATTCTAGAGTTTTGGTTGAAGAAATTGCTGGCCTAATTAAGGTTTACAAAGACGGACACGTAGAAAGACCCCAAGTCGTTCCACGTGTGACGTGCACATTACCCCTCGAATTTGGGGTATCATGCAAGGATATGGTAATTGACAAGATTACGAACGTTTGGGCGCGTTTTTATGTCCCAAAATGCGATAGAAAGCTCCCTTTGCTTGCTTATTTTCATGGAGGGGGGTTTTGTGTTGGCTCGGCCGCATGGAGTTGCTATCATGAATTTCTTGCACTTTTAGCTAGTAAAGTTGGTTGTGTGATCATGTCAGTAGATTATCGTTTAGCCCCCGAGAATCCTCTTCCAGCTGCCTATGAAGACGGACAAAGGGCTCTTATATGGGTGAAACAACAAGCTCTAAATGGATCCAACAAATTCTTGAAGCAATGTGATTTCTCCAATGTGTTCATTGCAGGCGACAGTGCAGGGGGCAATATAGCACATCATGTGACGTTAAGATTGTGTGCCAATCGGGCACAAATAAAACCGTTAACCATAAAAGGTAACATTCTAATCCAACCTTTCATGGGTGGAGAATCAAGAACATCTTCAGAAACTCTCTTGGTCCAACCTCGGGGTTCTGCACTTAACTTGGTAACCTCGGACACATATTGGAGACTTTCCCTACCGAAGGGGGCAAACCGTGACCACCCGTGGTGCAACCTTGGAGCGAAAAGGTCAATCAAGTTTGATAAAACCACATATTTGCCCACCATGGTATGTGTATCAGAATTGGACATTTTAAAAGATAGGAATATGGAATTTAGTGGGGTTTTGAGAAATTCAGGAATAGAAGTAGAGCATGTGGTGTACAAAGGTGTTGGTCATGCATTCCATATTCTTGACAAATCACAAGTTTCACAGAAGCAAACTCAAGAAATGATTTCTCATATTAAGACCTTCATCATAAAAAGGAATAGTAGATGACATGGCATCTTAAGAATGCTATTAAATTACTAATTAGGATTATTGTACATAGTCTGTACGTATTCTCTCAAGAACATATACATGGTATCTGTGTATTTCTCAATCTGTGCATTTATCATTGTGCATATACAATGTTAACATGTAAAATTAAATCGAAACATGTCCTAATCATatatcacaaattcacaatatATTCAACTTGTATACATTCCTCTTTTCGCAGCTTAGTTACACTCTTAATttctttcatcttcttcctGGTAGAAACTACTATATAGTTaagatatttttaataaagGAATGGGaagagaaaatatataaatggcATTCTTAAGATCTTTTAAAAGGTAGAAAGGAGGAGAGGGAAGGAGAAGGAGGGGAAATTACAGTGTAAATTGCTTCAACATCTTTCCTCTCCAAATTGGGCTGATTTGTTCCACtctcctttcctttcctttcttcattaacaaaaactaaagaatATAAGAAGGATTCTTTATGGAGAAAAGAATAGTTCGTAATTGCAAATTTGCAATCaagtatatatagtttgtgACAGCCAATTCCTTCTCCCAAGATAGACTTGATGTACAAAATTTGGCCAAAAGTTAGCAGAAACAATCAACACTGCTATCAGAAACGAAGTTACAGTCAGCAAAGAATTCCCAGTTTTAAAAGGCATAGTTTCAATTCATCCAAAATGATCACATAACGCAATAATTAATCCAAAGGGAGACACAACATGAAAAAGAATCAGCCCATAACAAAATTTTATCACCGTTCTTGACTGATTACCTATCAACATATGTCAAAACTACCAGAGAATGAAGATGACAACAAACAGCACACACGCTTTCAGGGACAGAAACAAGCATCTTAATCTGCATTCATAATCATGAGACACGATATCGTCTGCTAAGTTTtcggaaagaaaagaaaacccaGACTAGAATAGAGTCGATAGACAAAGGAAGAAGGAACAGAAGAGGGGAACTAATTGTATCTTATCTATGTTTGGTGCTTATATAAGGGCCTTAGAAGTAACAAGTTAGTGAAGAAGAATACTagcaagcaaccacatcaaatTCAAAGCGAATTTCTCTATGTAGACATCATAACTTGATCGATAGCCTGAAGTGCTTCCTTGGAGAAGTAACGGACATCAACATCCGGATCTTCCCCTAGCTCGACCAGGCAGGGGCGTATCGTTTTTTCAACCACCTGGATGAGTTTACAATGCACATAAGAATATAAGATAATGACGAAAATGCATAATCAAACACAAAGAAAGAAGTTGCTTACAGATTGGTCAACGATAGGAATAAAAGATTGCAAGACCTTCGCCACATTAAATCTGATATTTGCTACTCTgggaaagaaaaacaaacatgtTAGAAATAGAGGGTAAGCTTTTTTCAGTAAACATGAATCATAATGACGTCAGAATTGAAATCACCTGTCCTTGGCTAGAACAACCACCACGGGAAGCAGCTTAGAGCAAGTGATTTCTGAGCCCAAAACAGGAGCAAGTAGAGAAATTGCACTAAGAATGGTCATGCGATACAAGTAATGTGGGTTGTTCACCATTTCCAGCACCTGTGAAACACCAGTACataacttacaaaaaaaaatacacacttCAGAAAAAGGTAATCATCTATCAAGTTAATTAGTTTTACCTGTGGAACAATGTGTTGCATTGCCCAATCTGGACCAAATTCCTCTGCCAGCCGCTTCAGGTTGTTAGCAGCAGCTTCTCTGATAGAATAAACCTGCAGATACTCCCGTTAGCATATAACAGACACGCGCACATAATAGCCATACACACATTATAATTGAAGCACAAACCTTGTCCTGTAACCATTGCATGCAGAGAGCACCAAGCTTATCATCGAAAAAGCCTACACCCAACTGACTAGCCAACAGAGGTATGTATTCTATTATAGCCAATCGAACCCTCCAATGCCTGTCCTCTGCCAGTTCCACAATTGCTGGCAACAAGGATTGAGACAAAAGATCGATCCCTATCACCTGCAACAACAATGATATATTAAGACTAAAACAGTATAGCATAGACTGAAATTAAACAATAAACAGCATAAATGGATGTTGTTTTACCTGATTCACTTGATCTAGCTTACTGATAATATTGAGGCGCACGTCTGGAAACTCGTCTTTTAGAAGTGACAGAAATATAGGGAGAAGTTGTTCAATGGTTGCATCCTGCATTTAATCACGGCCGGAAGTCATAATTGACGTCATCAAGGTTACCTTGCCAAAAACTGAAGCCATGCCCATTATAAAAATCAATTAAACAAAACGAATTACCTTGCCTAAAACTGGGGCCATGCCCATTATAACGGAGGCTAGAGCAGACCTAACATGCTGAGAAGAATCCGAAGACAACTCCTACATGCCATTGTAGGGAGAGATAAGAAACcaaaatggaaaatatatttaaacaatcaagAATCTCAAATGCTAGTTCAAACACACCTTGACACATGGAAGAATATGCTGAATTGCAAGTTCTGGGCTAAGTATGCGAGAGAATTTGGTGACCTTGCCGGCAGCTGCTATACGCACTTCAGCTTCGTTATCTCGAAGAAGCCTAACATATGCTGGAACCAAGTCCGTCCTATCATAAGCATTCAACAGGGTACCATTTATTGATTAGTGCAGTTAGaatcaaattaataaaattacataaacAAGCTGATATGTGCATAAACTCATTCAACATATAATTGTCTAGAGTAGGTACATCAGGATATGATGGTAAAAAAACTTTAAgatatgaaaacaaaaacatacttGGTAGGTTCAGTGCCAACAGCTTCACATAGCTCATACAGCTGATTAGCCACCATATAGCGAACACGCCATGACTTGTCCTAATTTCATtatatagttaaaaataaagaaaaacattcAATGATAAGAAAATATAACGTATCAATATAAATATGCTACAAACACAAATTGAAAAGGTAAAGGAGCTAGTGATATACAAAATGACCAGCAATCTTAAACAACAAGCACAAGCAGTGGAAGTATAGAACcattaaaatattaatgaaaTCCAATCCATGAAGGAGTCTAGTCCATATGAACCCTTGAAAATGAACTGGTTCGAGTAGGGCAGTAAACGAGCCATTTGGTGAACGGAAGACTAACATTCGGCGAGAAGTGTggttatgttcatttactatTAAAAGAACACCGAACATTCGATAATCTGTTAGTTTAAGCTAGTCCATTTATGTTCATTAATGACCAAATATAATATACTTTAGTAAAATATAAGATATAAGATTAGCATACatatctaattatatatattatgcttTATTCATATAGTCTTTATCTGTCATCTTATGGAACTTGTTTTAAGTTAAAAATTTTAGTAACAATTTAAATTTATGGATGCTCTACAAGTTTCATTAAGGATATccaataaataaaactttataaaGCTTTATAACTTAGCCATGTCATGCACATTAGAATTCCACATCATAAGCCTCTTTAGAAGCTCTTCTTCACTATCTATGATTCTTTTGAATATAAACCTTTCAATAGATTATCAAGTGTTTTAGGGAAATCGGACGTTAACAACttttaacttatatttttgGTCAAGGAGAAGAAATTGTTGAATGACGTTTAGTTTTGGACCTCATCATATCTTGGATTTGTTCATGCCAATAAGTACATAATAGATGCTTACTATGGTTCAAATGCTTTTTATAAACAATCTTACATCtgtatattaatttgtatatttgtttatgtatgtttttattCAGCTACGCTCATCTAAAGTATTTATGACCCAGCACAAACGAGCACATGTAAGTACCAACACGAGGACAAATCTGTATGTCTGTAAGTATGAGTTCCTTTGTTCAGTTAAGATTTGTTTGTTCCAAATAGACATGAAAAAGACCCATCTAAGTTCATCCGGGTTTTCGACAGGCACCAAAAGAGTAGGCCATCTAAGTAGAAAACGTCAAAGCAGATCACTCAAGTGTCACAATAAACCTCTTCCCAAGTTGATACCATCTCTCCCCGTCGATTCCCCCACCACTCTACCAAGTGACCTTACTCTTTCCCTGGCCCCTGCTGACACCGATTAGTTCGTTAATACCCATTCCCTTTTCGCCACACCCACCTTGACAATGtaaatccccccccccccaacacaCACAAACCCCTTTCTTTTGTATTTCAAAgtgtttatttcttttttgaacggcaaattaCAATACTCCTATACTACCCCAATAACACTAAACTACTCAATGACAAgatttcaaccttgttcttaaCTCCAAGAGGCAAGAGCCTCTACAAAGTGGGATAACCCCACATTGGCCTGtatttaaaaatgttcaatACTTAAACTGGTGAACCCCACATCTGTAGGTCTTGACCACAAAATGCAGTTGGCTTTAGTCATGTTGGAACATTTTGCCTGGAATTGGTGTAACCTTTGACATAATTTAGCCCAGTGACCATTTAACctttttggctttttgtaaaCATTTAAGCTCACTTGATTATTTCCTATCatccacaaaaacaaaaaattgtaaatttaatcCTTATTTGATTCAAATAGGAGCGGTCTATGTGCTGTGCTCTATATCCTATCAAGACGTCATATCTCTATTTCTCTTAATCAGACAGAGATctataaatatgtttttaagttacttaacatttttaaaatgtttttaaatgtaaaaaacgAGATAAAAAATCATACTAAAAAAACTATTATAACGATATAGATGATATTAGTAGTCTTTATTGAATAAAAGAGCGTATAGTCGGGCATATCCGTATTTTAAGAGTATCTGCAAAGTGCAACCCATTCcaatgaaagaaaaacaaagttttcAAAAGAGATGGAAAATTAAGTATAACACATTATTTCAACAAAAAGCAACCAGCAACTAACCTGGGAAAAACTGACAATGACCGGAAGAATATGTGCAACACAGTCTTGGGGTTCCAGCAACTTTCCAAGAGCAGCACAACCCTCGACAGCAAGCAAACGAACAGAATCTTGATCTGTAGCAAAACAACATATCATTTTACACAAGAATGAAAGgaaggagagagagagagagagagagatgtaagatatgtgaaaaaagaaaaacacatatTAACCATTTacttctaacatatattttgcCCAGAATCTAAAACTAAAAAGATTCCAATTACCTTCATCACGCAAACAACTTATGGGTAGTATGCCTAGATTTCTAATGATTTTTCTATCCGAGCTTCAAATGTATATGAACATTCTCATTCTGGATCTAGCAAAAGTTATAATAATCAAGGATTTCTCATAATATAGCTCACCTCAGGTAAAAGGTGCCCAAGTGGATAAGTGAGAGACCACTCACTAACCATAAGTCCAGCAATGGTTAAACGATGAAAAGATCACTCTTTTCTTATGTTGTTGGCTTAGCTTATGTCTAGCTCTTACTAAAGTTTTTGGATTCCCAATTAGAGCTGTCTTTCGTTTATTATGATAACTATACAATCGGAAAGGCATCTAGAACGACAGTAATACAGCCTAACGAGCAGTGAATGTTAACAGCTTAACAACTAAACCAGGGTCTAAAACTCTAAAATAGTAAAATCCAACAATCGAGAAATGGAATCTGAGATAGAACATGTTCAGGTTTTAGAAGAGGGGTTGCAGACCTCGCatacaaacaattaattattttcagTCTAAAAAAACCATATCTTTACTATATAGATTCGGCCGTAAACTCCAGACAGTAGCAAAGTTATTGCATCAGTTACAAAACGGCCAAGGTGGTCAAGGTAAGCTTAAAGTATCAGTCTTTCAAACAAACTGCAAGGTAGATGGCAGCTTGCTACAGTCTTACTTAATGGACAAGGTGACACCACAGAACCGTTTGCAACTTCCAAATAAATGTGCCATTGCCTTTTGCAACTAAAACGTTAACCCAAatagaaacaaataaaatatgaaagaaaGCAACATACCATCCTGAGTAAGATCCTGGAATATTTGCATAACATCAGTCTTAAGATGAGTCGGTTCCACAGTAGCAGCAAACTTCCCCAAGTTTGTAGAAGCAGATCTCCTAACCATAGGCATATCGTCTTGACATAACTGACTATATATCGACCTCAATTCTGCC
The sequence above is drawn from the Erigeron canadensis isolate Cc75 chromosome 4, C_canadensis_v1, whole genome shotgun sequence genome and encodes:
- the LOC122598701 gene encoding serine/threonine-protein phosphatase 2A 65 kDa regulatory subunit A beta isoform-like; translated protein: MSMVDEPLYPIAVLIDELKNDDIQLRLNSIRKLSTIARALGEERTRKELIPFLSENNDDDDEVLLAMAEELGVFIPYVGGLEYAHVLLPPLETLCIVEETCVRDKAVESLCRIGSQMRETDLVDWFIPLVKRLAGGEWFTARVSACGLFHIAYPSASEMLKAELRSIYSQLCQDDMPMVRRSASTNLGKFAATVEPTHLKTDVMQIFQDLTQDDQDSVRLLAVEGCAALGKLLEPQDCVAHILPVIVSFSQDKSWRVRYMVANQLYELCEAVGTEPTKTDLVPAYVRLLRDNEAEVRIAAAGKVTKFSRILSPELAIQHILPCVKELSSDSSQHVRSALASVIMGMAPVLGKDATIEQLLPIFLSLLKDEFPDVRLNIISKLDQVNQVIGIDLLSQSLLPAIVELAEDRHWRVRLAIIEYIPLLASQLGVGFFDDKLGALCMQWLQDKVYSIREAAANNLKRLAEEFGPDWAMQHIVPQVLEMVNNPHYLYRMTILSAISLLAPVLGSEITCSKLLPVVVVLAKDRVANIRFNVAKVLQSFIPIVDQSVVEKTIRPCLVELGEDPDVDVRYFSKEALQAIDQVMMST
- the LOC122598702 gene encoding probable carboxylesterase 6 gives rise to the protein MMRKRMAIISLDANLSLPTVTNIHQNSRVLVEEIAGLIKVYKDGHVERPQVVPRVTCTLPLEFGVSCKDMVIDKITNVWARFYVPKCDRKLPLLAYFHGGGFCVGSAAWSCYHEFLALLASKVGCVIMSVDYRLAPENPLPAAYEDGQRALIWVKQQALNGSNKFLKQCDFSNVFIAGDSAGGNIAHHVTLRLCANRAQIKPLTIKGNILIQPFMGGESRTSSETLLVQPRGSALNLVTSDTYWRLSLPKGANRDHPWCNLGAKRSIKFDKTTYLPTMVCVSELDILKDRNMEFSGVLRNSGIEVEHVVYKGVGHAFHILDKSQVSQKQTQEMISHIKTFIIKRNSR